AGCCCGTCCAGACCTTGTGAGGAAACTTGCCCTTGGTTCGCCATTGTTTGTCCTGACGCTGTTTGCTCTGGCGTTCGCACCGGTGACGCGAGGTCGCCGGAACGTGATTGGCCGATGCTTCCCTGTCCCCGATAATGCGGGAATATCGGAATTCAAGGGAATACATAAGCTTACGAAGAGTCTAGCTTAGGGTCTGTTTAGCATAGCTGCCAATTCAGCGCGCAAGCCGGGCCTTAGGTGCCACCTTAGGTGCCGTTGGATCAGGCATGTAGGCGAGGCATGGAGCTTGCAGCGCGACAAACGGCGGCAAGGTTGGCAAAGGGTTGCGCGGAGCCTGCAACAGGAGATCAGGATGGCTGCGGAAGGTGTCGAGAAACTGGAAGACGTGATCGTACGATCCGCGGAGCAGGTCGCCGCCAGCATCAAGACGGCGAAGGAAGCGATCGGCACCATCATCTTCGGACAGGAACAGGTTGTGGAAAACACCCTTGTCACAATCCTGTCCGGTGGCCATGCGCTCCTGATCGGCGTGCCCGGCCTCGCCAAGACCAAACTGGTGGAGACGCTTGGCATCACGCTTGGCCTCGACGCCAAGCGCATCCAGTTCACCCCCGACCTGATGCCATCCGATATTCTTGGCGCCGAGGTGCTGGACGAGAGCACGACCGGCAAGCGCTCATTCCGCTTCATCACCGGCCCGGTGTTCGCTCAGCTCCTGATGGCCGACGAAATCAACCGTGCCTCGCCGCGCACCCAATCGGCGTTGCTGCAGGCGATGCAGGAGCAGCATGTGACGGTCGCCGGCGCCCGCCACGACCTGCCAAAGCCGTTCCATGTGCTGGCGACGCAGAACCCGCTTGAACAGGAAGGAACTTATCCGCTGCCCGAAGCGCAGCTCGACCGCTTTCTGATGGAGATCGACGTCGACTATCCGGATCGTGACGCCGAGCGGCGCATCCTGTTCGAGACCACCGGCGCCGAGGAAACGCAAGCCAGGCCCGCAATGACGCCGGACGTGCTGATGACGGCGCAGCGGCTGGTGCGCCGCCTGCCGGTCGGCGACTCCGTGGTCGAGGCCATCCTGTCGCTGGTGCGCTCGGCGCGTCCGGGACCGGACGGCGGCGAGATCGCCAAGGCGATCGCCTGGGGGCCCGGTCCGCGCGCCAGCCAGGCGCTGATGCTGGCGGTCCGCGCCCGCGCGCTGCTCGACGGCCGCCTCGCGCCGTCAGTGGACGACGTGCTCGACCTTGCAGAACCCGTGCTGAAGCACCGCATGGCGCTGACGTTCTCCGCGCGTGCGGAGGGGCGCACCGTGGCTGACGTGATCGGCCAGCTCAAATCCCGGATCGGTTGATGGCGGACGCGGCGGTCCACACGGCAGGCGAACTCGAGGCAGTCAGGCGCGCGGATGGCGAGAGCCGTTCGCTCGCGGCATCGCTGCCGCGTCTGGTGCTGGAAGCGCGCCGCATCGCCAACAACGTGATCCATGGCTTGCATGGGCGCCGGCGCGCGGGCCCTGGCGAAAGCTTCTGGCAGTATCGCCGCTTTGCCACCGGAGAGCCGGCACAGAATATCGACTGGCGGCGCTCGGCGCGCGACGACCATCTTTACGTGCGCGAGCAGGAATGGGAAGCCTCGCACACGGTCTGGCTGTGGCCGGATCGGTCGCCGTCGATGGCCTTCGCCTCGAAGAAGGCCCGCGACAGCAAACTCGAGCGCGCGCTGATCGTCACGTTCGCGCTGGCTGATCTTCTGGTCGATGGCGGCGAGCGCGTCGGCATTCCGGGCCTGATGAACCCGACCAGCAGTCGCAATGTCGTTGACAAAATGGCGCAGGCGATCATTCACGACACCACGACCCGCGCCAGCCTACCGCCCGCCTTCGTGCCCTCCCCGTTATCTGAAGTCGTCGTCTTCTCGGATTTCTGGTCGCCAATCGACGAGGTGCGGGCAACGCTGAACGGATTGTCGTCCACCGGCGCGCACGGCACGCTGGTCCAGGTCGTCGATCCCGCCGAGGAGACGTTTCCCTATTCCGGCCGTATCGAATTCGTCGAACCGGAAGGCGCCGGCGTCGTCACCGCCGGACGTGCCGAGACCTGGGCCGCCGACTATGTCGCCCGCGTCGAACTGCA
The sequence above is drawn from the Afipia sp. P52-10 genome and encodes:
- a CDS encoding MoxR family ATPase encodes the protein MAAEGVEKLEDVIVRSAEQVAASIKTAKEAIGTIIFGQEQVVENTLVTILSGGHALLIGVPGLAKTKLVETLGITLGLDAKRIQFTPDLMPSDILGAEVLDESTTGKRSFRFITGPVFAQLLMADEINRASPRTQSALLQAMQEQHVTVAGARHDLPKPFHVLATQNPLEQEGTYPLPEAQLDRFLMEIDVDYPDRDAERRILFETTGAEETQARPAMTPDVLMTAQRLVRRLPVGDSVVEAILSLVRSARPGPDGGEIAKAIAWGPGPRASQALMLAVRARALLDGRLAPSVDDVLDLAEPVLKHRMALTFSARAEGRTVADVIGQLKSRIG
- a CDS encoding DUF58 domain-containing protein — protein: MADAAVHTAGELEAVRRADGESRSLAASLPRLVLEARRIANNVIHGLHGRRRAGPGESFWQYRRFATGEPAQNIDWRRSARDDHLYVREQEWEASHTVWLWPDRSPSMAFASKKARDSKLERALIVTFALADLLVDGGERVGIPGLMNPTSSRNVVDKMAQAIIHDTTTRASLPPAFVPSPLSEVVVFSDFWSPIDEVRATLNGLSSTGAHGTLVQVVDPAEETFPYSGRIEFVEPEGAGVVTAGRAETWAADYVARVELHREHIRAETRRRGWLFPIHNTDRSAAELLLYLHSGMAANKGGQIGRRA